From the Solanum stenotomum isolate F172 chromosome 4, ASM1918654v1, whole genome shotgun sequence genome, one window contains:
- the LOC125861794 gene encoding uncharacterized protein LOC125861794, producing the protein MSLEKYFFRVPKTSLAPQNQNQLRRDENVNQIEISSHSSQRQEFDVNDLKADPAERTPILNYHPNLRDEIRRAYIIKGPCQPQNHQFPQTNFFGTPRRFVYTWFDEYRDWLEYSISADAAYCLPCYLFQGENINQGGGNVFSTKGFTNWHRKDSFATHIGLPNSVHNQSKRKCEDLMREQQSIQAAFYKLDDKSKHEYRIRLNTSIDVVRLLLDQGFAFRGHDESESSLNKGNFLEVLSWLAARCDAIKPFVLEKAPKNNKMTSHDIQKDIVTACKIETVKAIIKDINSDYFALLVDESRDVSRKEQMAICLRYVDKMGFVMEAFIGLVHIKDTSALSLKKAIVDVLAHHSLTLSNVRGQCYDGASNMQGELGGLKTLIRQESRSAHSVHCFAHQLQLTLVAVSKKCVQVGELVLLISNILNVLGASFKRVDNFRESQKKHLQMALDMGELETGRGLNQELGLVKAGDTRWGSHYKSFGNFISSFDSIVDVLDTLVENASTLEERASASGFLRSCQTFETIFLLHLMTDVLGITNDLNVSLQKKEQDIANAMILVKVAKRRLQALRDNEWDPLFKKNIGWDSLKEKVEAFCIKHGISLPNFDDPYANSGRSRRKVVICTTLHHYRVDVFYKIIDWQLQELNDRFNEVTSDLLNGVSCLNPIDSFSSFDIKKIMRMAELYPDDFDGSNMRALENQLVNYIIDVRDIDERFSNLGGLGELSRKLVETKKHLTYSLVFLLVKFALLLPVATATVERAFSAMKIIKNDLRNRMDDEFLDGCIVPYVEKKVFKDVSNECIMKTFQEMKCRRVQL; encoded by the coding sequence ATGAGTttggagaaatatttttttagagtaCCCAAAACAAGTTTGGCgcctcaaaatcaaaatcaactacGCCGAGATGAAAATGTCAACCAAATAGAAATATCATCTCACTCTTCCCAAAGACAAGAATTTGATGTAAATGATTTAAAGGCTGATCCGGCTGAAAGAACTCCAATTTTGAATTATCATCCAAACCTTCGTGATGAGATAAGGAGGGCATATATCATTAAAGGTCCTTGTCAACCTCAAAATCATCAGTTTCCtcaaactaatttttttggaaCACCACGTCGTTTTGTTTATACATGGTTTGATGAATATCGTGATTGGTTGGAATACAGTATTAGTGCGGATGCTGCTTATTGTTTACCTTGTTATTTGTTTCAAGGAGAAAACATTAATCAAGGTGGTGGTAATGTATTTTCGACTAAGGGATTTACAAATTGGCATAGAAAAGATAGCTTTGCTACACATATTGGTCTACCGAATAGCGTTCATAATCAATCCAAAAGAAAGTGTGAAGATCTCATGCGAgaacaacaatccattcaagcCGCATTTTACAAGTTGGATGATAAAAGTAAGCATGAATATCGGATTCGGTTAAACACTTCAATCGATGTGGTAAGACTTCTCTTGGATCAAGGTTTTGCATTCCGTGGTCATGACGAGAGTGAATCGTCATTGAACAAGGGTAATtttcttgaagttctttctTGGTTAGCTGCTAGATGTGATGCAATTAAACCTTTTGTGTTAGAAAAagctccaaaaaataataaaatgacttCTCATGACATCCAAAAAGATATTGTGACTGCGTGTAAGATTGAAACAGTTAAGGCAATAATAAAGGATATAAATAGTGACTACTTTGCTTTATTGGTTGATGAATCTAGAGATGTGTCACGCAAAGAGCAAATGGCTATTTGTCTAAGATATGTTGACAAAATGGGGTTTGTGATGGAGGCATTTATTGGACTTGTTCACATTAAAGATACTAGTGCTTTATCTCTAAAGAAAGCAATTGTAGATGTACTTGCTCACCATTCTTTGACTTTATCTAATGTACGTGGGCAATGTTACGATGGGGCAAGTAATATGCAAGGTGAGCTAGGTGGTCTTAAAACGTTGATTAGACAAGAAAGTAGATCGGCTCATTCTGTTCATTGTTTTGCTCATCAACTTCAATTGACTCTTGTTGCGGTTTCTAAAAAGTGTGTTCAAGTAGGTGAACTTGtattattaatttcaaatattttgaatgtgTTGGGAGCTTCTTTTAAACGCGTGGATAATTTTCGAGAATCTCAAAAAAAGCATCTCCAAATGGCATTGGATATGGGTGAACTAGAAACGGGTAGAGGGTTGAATCAAGAACTTGGTCTTGTTAAAGCCGGTGATACTCGTTGGGGATCTCACTACAAGTCATTTGGAAACTTTATTAGTAGCTTTGACTCTATTGTTGATGTACTTGATACTCTtgttgaaaatgcaagtactTTGGAAGAAAGAGCAAGCGCATCGGGATTTCTCAGAAGTTGTCAAACGTTTGAGACTATTTTCTTGTTGCATTTGATGACAGATGTTTTAGGAATCACAAATGATCTTAATGTTTCATTACAGAAAAAGGAGCAAGACATTGCAAATGCCATGATTCTTGTAAAGGTAGCAAAGAGAAGGTTGCAAGCTTTAAGAGATAATGAATGGGATcctctctttaaaaaaaatattggatgGGATTCACTTAAAGAAAAGGTAGAAGCATTTTGTATCAAGCATGGCATTTCATTACCCAATTTTGATGATCCATATGCTAATTCTGGGAGATCACGACGTAAAGTAGTTATTTGTACTACTTTGCATCATTATCGTGTGGATgtgttttataaaatcattgatTGGCAACTACAAGAACTTAATGATCGTTTCAATGAGGTGACAAGTGATTTGCTTAATGGAGTATCTTGCTTGAATCCAATTGAttcattttctagttttgacaTAAAGAAGATAATGAGAATGGCTGAATTATATCCTGATGATTTTGATGGGTCCAACATGAGAGCTCTTGAGAATCAACTTGTTAATTACATTATTGATGTTCGTGATATTGATGAAAGGTTCTCCAATTTGGGTGGACTTGGAGAACTTTCAAGAAAGTTGGTTGAGACAAAGAAGCATTTAACCTATTCTCTCGTATTTCTTTTAGTGAAGTTTGCTTTGCTTCTACCTGTTGCCACTGCTACAGTTGAAAGAGCTTTTTCGGCAATGAAGATTATCAAGAATGACTTGCGAAATCGAATGGATGATGAATTCTTAGATGGTTGCATAGTACCTTATGTAGAGAAAAAAGTATTTAAAGATGTTTCTAATGAGTGTATTATGAAAACATTTCAAGAGATGAAGTGTCGTCGAGTGCAATTGTAG
- the LOC125861798 gene encoding pathogenesis-related protein R major form — protein MHFLKFFPLFVFLYFGQYYLYVTHAATFDITNRCTYPVWAAASPGGGKRLDSGQTWNLNVNPGTIQARIWGRTNCNFDGSGRGKCETGDCNGMLECQGYGSPPNTLAEFALNQPNNLDFVDISLVDGFNIPMEFSPINGGCRNLLCNAPINDQCPNELRAPGGCNNPCTVFKTNEFCCTNGQGSCGPTDFSRFFKQRCPDAYSYPQDDPTSLFTCPAGTNYKVVFCP, from the coding sequence atgcATTTCCTCAagtttttccccctttttgtcTTCCTTTATTTTGGTCAATACTATTTGTATGTCACTCATGCTGCCACTTTTGACATTACCAATCGGTGCACCTACCCGGTCTGGGCCGCTGCATCTCCTGGGGGAGGCAAACGACTCGACTCGGGCCAAACTTGGAACCTTAATGTGAACCCAGGAACAATCCAGGCTCGCATTTGGGGCCGAACCAATTGTAACTTTGATGGTAGTGGCCGAGGCAAATGCGAGACGGGAGATTGTAATGGGATGTTGGAATGTCAAGGTTATGGTAGTCCACCCAACACTTTAGCCGAATTTGCTCTAAATCAGCCCAATAACTTGGATTTTGTCGATATTTCTCTAGTCGATGGATTCAACATTCCTATGGAATTCAGCCCAATCAATGGTGGGTGCCGTAATCTCTTATGCAACGCACCTATTAATGATCAATGTCCAAACGAATTACGGGCACCCGGCGGGTGTAACAACCCGTGCACAGTTTTCAAGACGAATGAATTTTGTTGTACAAATGGGCAAGGGTCATGTGGTCCTACTGATTTTTCGAGATTTTTCAAACAAAGATGTCCAGATGCTTATAGTTATCCACAAGATGATCCAACAAGTTTGTTTACATGTCCTGCTGGAACAAATTACAAGGTTGTCTTTTGCCCTTGA
- the LOC125862883 gene encoding uncharacterized protein LOC125862883: MVDFAKCVEDCGLIELPHHGSEEIETIEKKSEEVESPNDIVKRVDQNREMLKKAQKLLQEQHLNLEIQKMERDSSAQFKHISHLAEMYLQQQSKVTWLKLGDDNTRYFFSEIKHRRLKLATTQLKDESGQWQTDQANIAQIFLNYYKKLLGEKTTSKIQAQRVVLQNGNVLGINHQMKLIEPFTEVDVKQAMFKIDNTKSPGPDGYGSGFFKEAWETVGGDITEAVLEFFQNGHLLKQVNATNIVLIPKVEAPEQIDLKKAYDMVSWEFLEEALQGYGFPQKIIRWIMICVSTPKYTIKINGEGYGYFEGKRGLRQGDPVSPLLFVLVMEYLSMLLKSMSYLPDFKFHPMCKDIRLNHLVFADDLMIFCKGDIKSTARVMEALLHFSATTGIVANMEKSSLFLAGVTDNMQEQLLAITGFTQGVFPIRYLGLPLT; the protein is encoded by the exons ATGGTTGATTTTGCAAAGTGTGTGGAGGACTGTGGATTGATAGAATTGCCTCATCATG GTAGTGAAGAAATTGAAACTATTGAAAAGAAGTCTGAAGAAGTTGAATCTCCAAATGACATAGTAAAGAGAGTAGACCAGAATAGGGAGATGCTAAAGAAGGCTCAAAAGTTGCTACAAGAACAACATCTTAATCTGGAGATTCAGAAAATGGAAAGGGACAGTTCTGCACAATTTAAACATATCTCACACCTTGCAGAGATGTATTTGCAGCAACAAAGCAAAGTTACATGGTTGAAGTTAGGGGATGACAACACAAGATATTTCTTCTCAGAGATAAAACATAGAAGATTAAAATTGGCAACTACTCAATTGAAAGATGAGAGTGGACAATGGCAAACTGACCAAGCAAATATAgcacaaatttttttgaattactACAAGAAGTTATTAGGAGAGAAAACAACATCCAAAATTCAAGCACAAAGGGTGGTACTGCAAAATGGGAATGTCCTTGGAATAAATCATCAAATGAAGCTAATTGAGCCATTCACTGAAGTTGATGTCAAGCAAGCCATGTTTAAGATAGACAATACAAAAAGCCCTGGTCCTGATGGTTATGGTAGTGGCTTCTTTAAAGAGGCATGGGAAACAGTAGGTGGAGATATAACAGAAGCAGTCTTGGAGTTCTTCCAGAATGGGCACCTACTGAAGCAAGTGAATGCCACTAACATTGTACTCATTCCAAAAGTGGAGGCACCAGAGCAG ATTGATCTAAAGAAGGCATATGATATGGTGAGCTGGGAATTTCTAGAGGAAGCTCTGCAAGGGTATGGATTTCCACAAAAAATCATCAGATGGATCATGATATGTGTGTCAACTcccaaatatactattaaaatTAATGGGGAAGGCTATGGATATTTTGAGGGAAAAAGAGGACTGAGACAAGGGGACCCTGTATCTCCTTTACTATTTGTACTAGTTATGGAGTACCTCTCAATGCTGCTGAAGAGTATGTCATATCTGCCAGATTTTAAATTCCATCCTATGTGCAAAGATATCAGATTAAACCACTTGGTGTTTGCAGATGACTTAATGATCTTCTGTAAAGGAGATATTAAATCTACTGCAAGAGTTATGGAAGCTTTGTTACATTTCAGTGCTACCACTGGGATTGTGGCCAATATGGAGAAGTCTAGTCTATTCTTAGCAGGTGTGACTGACAATATGCAGGAGCAGCTCCTGGCAATTACTGGATTCACACAAGGAGTTTTTCCTATTAGATATCTGGGACTCCCACTCACATAA